A segment of the Trifolium pratense cultivar HEN17-A07 linkage group LG7, ARS_RC_1.1, whole genome shotgun sequence genome:
GCTTGTTCTCTCTAATGTTAACTCAAAGGAACTTTATGGTTGTTTCTTCTTGTGAGGCGTTGTTGTCGCTTTGGTATAGTGTGCATAGGTGGTTGGGGTGAGAGTTTGTATCTCCGACTCCGATAGATGCGTGTCATTTTGATGCTCGCACTGGCCTATGAGTGGGTAGGAGAGTTAGGTAATTCAATTTTACTTTAATTTGACATGTGATgtcaatttaaaatttcaacaatGATATTATTTTCGGTAAAAATTGGAGCCACTCGTGCTTTTTTATGACTAGGAGATCAAACCTATATGTGCTGGAGAGTGTTGTGGAGGGGAGTATGACTCGGTCGAGTCTTAGGTAGGTTGGTTGCATACCCCTTATATTCTTTTGGAGCCGATTCTTTCACTTCCCTATCTCGGAAGGTGGTATTTTAAGTTTGGTTCTtctggtgtgtatgttgttgtttttggctatacaataacatatatattatgaaCCCTGTAACCCTGTGCTCCTTCTATGAGTGGGAGGAGCAATCTATTTTCGTTGGAGTCGATAGTGGTTGGTGGGATTAATTGTTGGTGTCGAGTCTTGATGTCTCTGGTGGGGGTGGGTTGCCTGCTCCAAGTCTTCTCATACCGCTCTCTTCTCAGTTATTAGATGTATTGGTTTAGGTTTAGATAGTCGAGtgtgttatttttttatggtaagAACTGAGGAGTTGTAGCCAACTGGTGTCGTTAGTTTGTTTTactttattgttcaatttggtTCTCTATTTTTGGTGGGAGGTTCTTATGATACTCTTATTTCTTGTGTATTGCTCTTTCTCTGTTTGTATCTTTGTTTAATATATATCTTTGccattaaaaaacataaaaataaataggatATATGTTATGAGTGCTCAtccactatatatatttataacttgGCTAAATACTTAAATtgtatattatataattaataagacaaaaaaatattatattaataagaaaTGGAAAAAATACAAAAGGTTCTCGGACTCCGTCGCTGGAATGAGTACAATTAATACTCTATCCAAATAGTAGTTGGTATTGCCCTAACAAAATCTTTAGTCTCATTTTAGTTTAGACTTAATTCTATATTTTGGTCCTATAtgttaattttatgttttaagttTGTCCTCAATATAAATTTgtcattttcgttaaatttttgGTTAATTTATCTaactttccgttaaattttgagttaattttatCTAAAACTTCTACGTAGCATCATCTTAAATTGTCATACATGGAcgatttaaaaagaaaattgacaaaaatgaataactttttttttaaccaacaaaagtgaataacttaaaacttttaaacataaaggaccaaattaaaatttaaaataaacaactAACATGCAATTAAGCCTTTATTTTATCATCAGATTTATTGCCatacattttctatttttttcaacGTCTTCTGGCAGCTGTTTCTCTTTGAGCATTGAAAAAAACAGCAGCCACAGGAGGCCCGAGGTCATTGTCTTCTGAAAATTTGTTTGTGTTAAAGAGATCTCTTGATGTTGGTATTTTCATCACTGTTTGTCTGCGCTTTTGTTTGTAAAGAAGGAACACAAACCTATGGATTCCTATGTTAGGACGTGGCATTTCATATTTCATCACTTCTTTCCCTGTTCCAtgaaaattcattaattaaattaacaattaatGATAATATTGAAGTGCATAACTTAAGCAAATATATTAAATCGTTGCATGTATTATTCGGTAAAATTTCAAGTGTTGAACTTAAGAATTGCGTTGTATTAATAGATTTAGtgcaatttaaaataaaaatagtaaaccTAAATGACTTACCAAATGTAGCATCCGTTGTGCCCGGTATATCTGTGACTATCCTGTGATGAACAATTAAAATATAggttaagataattttttttaactcaagCTTCATATACCTTAATCAggtctaaaatcaaaattttcttttcgATAGTTTAACAACGAATTGTTTGAAAGAGTTCAAATTGAAATCTTTGGTGAAACAATTAtcgataaaattttatttatatttggatGAACTCTATAATACTATATGACCTCATATCTAGAAAACATAGggttaagaataaaaaaaaaaaaaactccttttCGTTTACAACATAACTTTATATATGtgcctatttatttatttatttatttttgatggaaatatttccttatttatttatgcatgaaattttaattttttttccttgattTTCTTACCTTGATTTTTTATTCATGCATGATATTCCGTACATGCACTTTATACTTAATTATGCCTATATTTCATAACaactgattttttatttattatttctcaAGATATATTCTTGAAGCACAATCCTTAGAATAAATTCTGTATGCATTTGTGGAGAATAATTCCTTCAAGTATTTAGACCGCCGGCAAATAGCGatacatatttttatatacattATACATCAAACCATATAGTttgatttaataataaataaatggacACTTGcagctaaaaaaaattataaacatctGTTCATGTTAttagtatatagtatataccAGTGTAAGTGTTCCTTCAAGTACGGATCACTAGGGCCAGGTACATCTGGATCTATCATGACCTGAAATAAATTCATGAaaagttataaaatatttaagtgTATATTTGGTATCACGGTGATTTCCTATGATTTTACAAATACTACTGTAGCTCTGTAAATTATGGTGATTCACCGTGATTTTCAGATATTCACTATAATACCAAACATAGGTTAAGAAAGGAGCCGAAGGACAAAGGTTGTGTCATCATGTATACATATGAAAACATTAAGATGagaaaaagaagatgaaagatTTGTACCAAAGTGAAGAAGGTTCTAAAGTCTCCACCATGAATCTGAACCTTAGGTTTAGTGGTAACtgaagaaggaaaaaattcATGACCATTGTAAACTTGCTTAGTGTTGTAAGTGACTGACATTTTCATAGTTGTAGTGAAATAATCAACTACATCTCCAATCACTCTTCCAGTAATAAGAGGATCTGTTAGAATAGTACTCATAATGGCTTTTGAGATTGAAAGAGAAAGATTAGTTAATGTTGCTTTTGAGGATACTGTGGTGAACATGTAAAGCAGAAACCCTATATTTATAGAGTTCATACATAGATAGGAATAGGACTCATGgccaaaaaaataatgataacattttaattttttaaaaaaagatccGGAGCCTTGTGAAAAGGATACAATTGCATCATATTAATTAACAAGAATAAGTATACAGTTCAATTATAGAGAGAAAAATTCTtgatcagactttacttacctcacgaCTAAATTACCGAGGTCCCCTTTCCCTTAGAACTAgaatattaatacaaaaaaaatgataacaaTAAATTATacacaataaaatatttttagatatTAGGTTTAAATATACTTTTGGTCTTGATATCACAATATCAGAAGCTGTGTATCATTCTATGAATTTGAGTAAAGTATTTGTAAATTTGTGTGGATGCATTAGCAAATATTGGAAGCAGCATGACAGATGGTTGTGCCTTTTCTGATACATGTCTATTGACATTAGCCATATTAATTCAGCGGATGTTTTGGAAATCGCAACCCCTAGATTAGTTCCTTTGTAATCGTTTCtctttcaccaaaaaaaaaattgaccgaaTTTTACAATTTCAAGCATGAAAACAATGATTCACTAATGTCATGCCACACTTGTTGTGAGCAACCACAGAAAAAAAAAGggggataattttttttaaacaaaaatgttGTAGACTAGAATCGAACCCACGACATCGTAGCAATAGGTGATTAAGgggataatttattttttaactatgGGATAATTTGTCAGAAAAAAACTATGGGTTTTCTTAAATAAGTTAAGGTATCAAATTAAATGAATATGTTGATAAGGCTAGTGATTCCCAATTTTTGTTATGATTAATCCAAAGGGGGGGCAAGGAGAATCTGAGGTGCCAAGGCATCAATATGTTGTGTACATTTTTCAATAACAGTATAAAAAGGTTACAACCTTCTTAAAACATATTCATGGTAATGTTGGTGATTATCAGTGCCGGTCCCGAGTATTTGGAGGCCctgtttaaaaattaaaaacggatctttaataaaaatataattttttttttaaaaagtctttctctatttaaattataaataacataaaaaatagtcatcatagtaaataacatGTAAAACcgacatattttaatcaataacattaaaatacatcttcaatctaatatcattatcaactttaCATTTCCTTCGGGG
Coding sequences within it:
- the LOC123898577 gene encoding CEN-like protein 2, which encodes MSTILTDPLITGRVIGDVVDYFTTTMKMSVTYNTKQVYNGHEFFPSSVTTKPKVQIHGGDFRTFFTLVMIDPDVPGPSDPYLKEHLHWIVTDIPGTTDATFGKEVMKYEMPRPNIGIHRFVFLLYKQKRRQTVMKIPTSRDLFNTNKFSEDNDLGPPVAAVFFNAQRETAARRR